In Verrucomicrobiales bacterium, one genomic interval encodes:
- a CDS encoding serine hydrolase, whose protein sequence is MTSSRLLRLASLRPGILLVAVLLALHSAKAADYFPPPDSDGGWRTLSDDASIREKAGLRLDRLNQAFEFTQRCSQSGGLLVLRHGYLVYERYYGRAHRNANPDMASTGKAFTSIACGIMLQEFRSAIPDGLNQKVFTEKYLPEAFPLDDPRKADITFGQLLCMTAGYHGEGSSPGVVMGRVVPLQPAPGQNIRDLDTSSLRTVLWTNAGAGYSYSSPAPHIASMVLRRITGMELQDYINERLAKPMGWGTWGYCLHLGDVHLPHANGAGSIALHSTDALRFGYCLLQKGRWKQQQLVPADYIALCNQPSPHNPHTPYSLMFEHNSDGHVAGAPRDAYYKSGAGGFGLFVVPSLDLVIYKLGGHNGQYDPKLTGIPQTVAPDTSRDTWKAIPRTPFNEGSMGGDDGLRRVLEMVSAAVVE, encoded by the coding sequence ATGACCTCTTCCCGACTTTTACGGCTGGCGAGCTTGCGTCCCGGCATCTTGCTGGTGGCCGTCCTGCTGGCGCTTCACTCCGCAAAGGCCGCTGACTACTTTCCGCCGCCCGACTCAGACGGCGGGTGGAGAACCCTGTCAGACGACGCTTCGATTCGAGAGAAAGCGGGCCTGCGGTTGGATCGCCTCAATCAGGCATTCGAGTTCACGCAACGGTGCAGCCAGAGCGGCGGGCTGTTGGTGTTACGCCACGGATATCTCGTCTACGAAAGATATTACGGACGCGCGCATCGCAACGCCAATCCCGATATGGCATCCACCGGAAAGGCCTTCACGAGCATCGCGTGCGGCATCATGCTTCAAGAATTCCGCTCCGCGATTCCGGATGGCTTGAACCAAAAAGTGTTTACCGAGAAATACCTCCCCGAAGCCTTTCCCCTGGACGACCCTCGCAAGGCCGATATCACCTTCGGCCAGCTGCTGTGCATGACCGCCGGCTATCATGGGGAAGGCAGCAGCCCGGGTGTAGTGATGGGGCGAGTCGTGCCGTTGCAACCCGCACCCGGGCAAAACATTCGCGATCTGGACACTTCCTCCCTTCGTACCGTGCTATGGACCAACGCAGGTGCCGGCTATTCCTACTCCTCGCCCGCCCCTCACATCGCCTCCATGGTGCTCCGCCGAATCACCGGAATGGAGCTTCAGGACTATATCAACGAGCGACTGGCCAAGCCCATGGGTTGGGGCACCTGGGGCTATTGTCTGCATTTGGGCGACGTCCACCTGCCTCACGCCAACGGCGCCGGCAGCATCGCCCTGCACTCAACCGATGCCCTCCGCTTCGGATACTGCCTACTGCAGAAGGGCCGATGGAAGCAGCAGCAACTGGTGCCCGCCGACTACATCGCCCTCTGCAATCAACCCTCTCCCCACAACCCACACACCCCGTACAGCCTGATGTTCGAGCACAACTCGGACGGCCATGTCGCCGGCGCCCCGCGCGATGCCTACTATAAGTCCGGGGCCGGCGGCTTTGGCCTCTTCGTGGTGCCTTCGTTAGACCTGGTGATCTACAAGCTCGGCGGCCACAACGGTCAATACGATCCCAAGCTGACCGGGATCCCGCAAACGGTAGCCCCCGACACCAGCCGCGATACCTGGAAAGCAATCCCGCGCACCCCGTTTAATGAAGGAAGTATGGGCGGGGACGATGGCCTCCGACGGGTGCTCGAGATGGTATCGGCCGCGGTGGTGGAATAA
- a CDS encoding phenylacetate--CoA ligase family protein has translation MSLEDKLYPLLAVYERMPQGLKRAIGGTYRRLPVRWRQGARFPEFQRLAAEVESWSVDQIRDYQLKELRKVLIHAGNYSTGYQRRFAQAGFRPELVREIEDLQGCPFLEKQDLLQSREELVCSHVPKKERLYITTGGSTGVPVGFYLQRGVSRPKEQAFLEAQWARGGYFPGARLVVIRGHVTSDESQGRIASYDATRDWLMLSSYHLTEARLPEYLAEVKRFRPDLLHAYPSAALQLAEFLEKAGLQWEVPLKGLLAGSERLNLPQKRLLERVFRCRVFRWYGHSERAVLAAEGRRSDLFYFWPTYGLVEFGAPDAEGFCEVIGTSFHNLAMPLIRYRTGDYVRLADPSRDGGLEFPWPAVSEIAGREQEFLISATGRRISLTAFNMHDAIFDDLYAVQFVQEAAGSAEFRYVPGPNFNREKLGRIESGIRRKLGEDFQLTIREVRETEKTARGKHRWLISRITAQASKLGAPGEAVG, from the coding sequence ATGAGCTTAGAGGATAAACTCTATCCGCTATTGGCGGTTTACGAGCGGATGCCCCAGGGCCTTAAACGGGCGATCGGCGGGACTTACCGTCGTCTGCCGGTCCGTTGGAGGCAGGGTGCCCGCTTTCCTGAGTTTCAACGTCTGGCTGCCGAAGTTGAATCCTGGTCGGTGGATCAGATCCGGGATTATCAGTTGAAAGAGTTGCGGAAGGTCCTGATTCACGCGGGGAACTACTCGACTGGGTATCAACGAAGATTTGCTCAGGCTGGCTTCCGACCGGAGCTTGTTCGCGAGATTGAGGATCTTCAGGGTTGCCCCTTTCTAGAAAAGCAGGACTTGTTGCAGTCTCGCGAGGAATTGGTGTGCAGCCACGTGCCCAAGAAGGAACGGCTGTACATCACGACGGGAGGATCGACGGGAGTTCCGGTGGGATTCTACTTGCAGCGCGGAGTCAGTCGTCCGAAGGAGCAGGCATTTTTGGAGGCTCAGTGGGCGCGCGGAGGCTACTTTCCGGGCGCGCGATTGGTGGTGATTCGCGGTCATGTCACGAGCGACGAATCTCAAGGGAGGATCGCCAGCTATGACGCGACCCGTGATTGGCTGATGCTGTCATCCTACCATCTGACAGAGGCTAGACTCCCGGAGTATCTCGCCGAGGTGAAGCGGTTTCGCCCCGACCTGCTCCACGCGTATCCCTCGGCGGCCCTTCAACTCGCCGAGTTTCTCGAAAAGGCCGGGCTGCAGTGGGAAGTGCCGTTGAAGGGCCTGCTGGCTGGCTCGGAGCGACTCAACCTGCCGCAGAAACGATTGCTCGAACGCGTGTTTCGGTGCCGGGTTTTTCGCTGGTATGGCCATTCCGAGCGAGCGGTTCTGGCCGCGGAAGGCCGACGATCGGATCTGTTCTATTTTTGGCCGACCTACGGTTTGGTGGAGTTTGGAGCTCCTGATGCCGAGGGCTTCTGCGAAGTGATCGGAACGAGCTTTCACAACCTGGCCATGCCGTTGATCCGATATCGAACAGGCGATTACGTGCGGCTGGCCGATCCGTCGCGAGATGGCGGGTTGGAGTTTCCCTGGCCTGCGGTTTCCGAGATCGCGGGCCGGGAGCAGGAATTCCTGATCAGCGCCACGGGGCGGCGGATTTCCCTAACCGCATTCAACATGCACGATGCGATATTCGACGACCTCTATGCCGTGCAGTTTGTGCAGGAGGCGGCGGGTTCGGCAGAGTTTCGCTACGTTCCAGGTCCGAACTTCAATCGAGAAAAGCTCGGCCGCATCGAGTCCGGCATTCGACGGAAGCTCGGCGAGGACTTCCAGCTCACGATTCGGGAGGTTCGCGAGACGGAAAAAACGGCTCGTGGCAAGCATCGGTGGTTAATCAGTCGGATCACTGCTCAAGCCTCCAAGCTTGGCGCGCCAGGCGAGGCAGTTGGCTGA
- the uvrA gene encoding excinuclease ABC subunit UvrA codes for MAQDVIRIGGAREHNLKNLTLEIPRHKLVVFTGLSGSGKSSLAFDTIYAEGQRKYVESLSVYARQFLDQMQKPEVDYLEGLSPAIAIEQQGSGATPRSTIATTTEIYDYLRLLVANVGQRFCPASGVPIIPQTTSDIVDKLLALPARSKLMILAPVVQDQKGEFRDVLERLAREGFVRARIDGELVELGGNVRPKVDPKAKHSIDVVVDRLVVDDKIRVRLSDSVDTAIKWGEGRLIALHQVPTETGTSDSNLWIQTLHSNRAYSPATGQSFDLVTPKHFSFNSPAGACPVCHGLGQKMVFDESLIVPDSEKSLDKGAVLPWRRGGKRMVVYYKALIRGLAKHFQVSLEVPYKDLPESFKKALLHGSGDTPVEFHFSRAGTTSSSSKPFEGVIPNLERLFQESESEFTRNRLKGFMSPTFCDACNGKRLKPEILCIRIGSGDCSVLVRTPHPKLPKLPGLSIMDLCSLSIEQADQFFAELRLTEFQQKIAQEVIREIRARLGFLKDVGLGYLTLDRESGTLSGGEAQRIRLATQIGAGLVGVLYILDEPSIGLHQRDNDRLLHTLHHLRDLGNSVLVVEHDEDTIRSADYVVDLGPGAGVRGGELVGAGTVDEIIASPRSLTGKYLSGELSIAIPKTRLKPSKERGWLEVLGASENNLKHIDFKIPVGLMTCVTGVSGSGKSTAVDDILRRALFRLYYGSKERPGAHRELKGHDLFDKVIVVDQTPIGRTPRSNPATYTGIFNQIRDLFARLPTAKVRGYGAGRFSFNIKGGRCEKCQGDGLIKIEMHFLPPVYVTCEGCNGRRYNRETLEIAYKGMNIADVLAMTVDEAVTFFRAVPQIYEPCLVLAEVGLGYLRLGQSATTLSGGEAQRLKLAAELSRKATGHTLYILDEPTTGLHFHDVAKLLEVLFKLRAPGNTLVIIEHNLDVIKTADWVIDLGPEGGTRGGEIVAQGTPEEVARSAASYTGQFLARILARQPSLSRGGT; via the coding sequence ATGGCGCAGGATGTGATCAGGATCGGCGGGGCTCGAGAGCACAACCTAAAGAATCTCACTCTCGAAATCCCTCGTCACAAGCTAGTGGTATTCACTGGCTTAAGCGGCTCAGGGAAGTCCTCCCTGGCCTTCGATACCATCTATGCGGAGGGCCAGCGAAAGTACGTCGAATCCTTGTCGGTTTATGCCCGGCAGTTTCTCGATCAGATGCAAAAGCCCGAGGTAGACTATCTGGAGGGTCTGTCGCCGGCCATAGCCATCGAGCAGCAAGGGTCCGGAGCCACCCCTCGATCCACCATCGCCACCACCACTGAGATTTACGACTATCTCCGATTGCTCGTGGCTAACGTCGGCCAGCGCTTTTGTCCCGCCAGCGGAGTTCCCATCATACCCCAGACCACGTCGGATATCGTCGATAAGCTCCTCGCCCTCCCCGCCCGCAGCAAGCTCATGATCCTGGCCCCGGTCGTGCAGGACCAAAAAGGGGAGTTCCGAGATGTGCTGGAACGGCTGGCTCGCGAAGGTTTTGTGCGGGCCCGAATCGATGGAGAACTGGTCGAACTCGGCGGCAATGTCCGCCCCAAGGTAGATCCGAAGGCTAAACATAGCATCGACGTCGTGGTGGATCGCTTGGTCGTGGACGACAAGATCCGCGTGCGGCTGAGTGACTCCGTGGATACGGCCATTAAATGGGGGGAAGGAAGGCTCATTGCGCTCCACCAGGTTCCCACTGAAACGGGGACCTCGGATTCCAACCTGTGGATTCAAACACTCCACTCGAATCGTGCTTACAGCCCAGCCACCGGACAAAGCTTCGATCTCGTAACCCCCAAACACTTTTCATTCAATTCGCCGGCTGGCGCCTGTCCCGTTTGTCATGGGCTGGGTCAGAAGATGGTTTTCGACGAGTCACTCATTGTTCCCGACTCGGAGAAATCTTTGGATAAGGGAGCCGTGCTCCCCTGGCGACGAGGCGGAAAAAGGATGGTGGTCTACTACAAGGCCTTGATCAGAGGCCTGGCCAAACACTTTCAGGTTAGTCTGGAAGTCCCCTATAAGGACCTGCCCGAGTCCTTTAAAAAAGCCCTGCTGCACGGCAGCGGTGACACTCCAGTGGAGTTCCATTTTTCTCGCGCCGGGACCACCTCCAGTTCCAGCAAGCCTTTCGAAGGTGTCATCCCCAACCTGGAACGTCTCTTTCAGGAAAGCGAAAGCGAGTTCACGCGAAACCGCCTCAAAGGGTTCATGAGCCCTACCTTTTGCGACGCGTGCAACGGAAAACGCCTGAAGCCCGAGATTCTGTGCATCCGCATCGGATCCGGAGACTGCTCCGTGCTGGTGCGCACGCCCCACCCGAAGCTTCCCAAATTACCGGGACTTTCCATCATGGATCTTTGCTCACTTTCAATTGAGCAAGCCGACCAGTTCTTCGCCGAACTGCGTCTCACGGAGTTCCAGCAGAAAATCGCCCAGGAGGTGATTCGCGAAATCCGAGCGCGCCTGGGATTTTTGAAGGACGTCGGACTTGGCTATCTGACCCTGGATCGAGAAAGCGGCACTCTGAGCGGAGGAGAAGCCCAACGGATCCGTCTGGCCACTCAAATCGGAGCCGGATTGGTAGGGGTGCTGTATATCCTCGACGAACCCAGCATCGGGCTCCATCAACGCGACAATGATCGGCTCCTGCACACGCTCCACCACCTCCGAGACCTAGGGAACTCCGTGCTGGTGGTAGAACATGATGAGGACACTATTCGGAGCGCCGACTACGTGGTCGACCTCGGGCCCGGAGCCGGGGTCCGTGGCGGTGAACTCGTAGGCGCCGGAACCGTGGATGAGATCATCGCCAGCCCGCGCTCGCTCACGGGCAAGTACCTGTCTGGGGAGCTCTCCATCGCGATTCCCAAAACCAGGCTGAAACCTTCGAAGGAACGGGGATGGCTCGAGGTGCTGGGGGCGAGCGAGAACAACCTCAAACACATCGATTTCAAGATACCGGTGGGCCTAATGACCTGTGTGACCGGGGTTAGCGGCTCCGGTAAAAGCACCGCGGTGGACGATATCCTACGGCGCGCCCTGTTCCGCCTCTATTACGGCTCCAAAGAGCGTCCCGGTGCTCATCGCGAACTCAAGGGACACGACTTGTTCGACAAGGTGATTGTAGTCGACCAAACGCCGATCGGCAGGACCCCGCGGAGCAATCCAGCCACCTACACGGGGATCTTCAACCAGATCCGCGACCTGTTTGCGCGGCTGCCCACCGCCAAAGTCAGGGGATATGGAGCGGGACGGTTCAGCTTCAACATCAAGGGTGGGCGATGCGAAAAATGCCAAGGTGACGGCCTGATCAAGATCGAAATGCATTTTCTCCCACCGGTCTACGTGACCTGCGAGGGATGCAATGGCCGACGCTACAATCGCGAAACCTTGGAGATTGCTTACAAAGGGATGAACATTGCCGACGTCTTGGCGATGACGGTCGACGAGGCAGTGACTTTTTTTCGGGCCGTTCCACAAATCTACGAACCGTGTCTCGTGCTGGCAGAGGTCGGCTTGGGCTATCTTCGGTTGGGCCAGTCCGCCACCACCCTCAGCGGCGGCGAGGCCCAACGGCTCAAGCTGGCAGCCGAACTGAGCCGCAAAGCCACCGGCCACACTCTCTATATTCTGGACGAACCGACGACTGGACTTCACTTTCACGATGTAGCAAAACTTCTCGAGGTGCTCTTCAAGCTGCGAGCTCCGGGCAACACGCTGGTTATCATCGAACACAATCTGGATGTCATTAAGACCGCCGATTGGGTGATCGATCTCGGGCCTGAGGGAGGAACTCGCGGAGGCGAAATAGTGGCCCAAGGCACGCCGGAGGAGGTCGCCCGGTCAGCAGCCAGTTACACCGGCCAGTTCCTCGCACGTATCCTGGCGCGGCAACCGAGTCTTAGCCGGGGTGGCACCTGA
- a CDS encoding phenylacetate--CoA ligase family protein, protein MNVNWLFKLPAPVRRSIYFGLQTVIGSKVASTWREMQSWERLSPEAHDAKVEQSLSRTLEGAVQHSEYYRQLGLVRKPGESAAQFLQRFPILDREIIRSDFTRIVIDPLRSEITSPQSVSSKRYDWLVVKTGGTTGNPTTIVHDASARDWGRSTRLLAAKMCGHPLGVRYFRLWGSEPDLLKEQASLQLRVLFNLVGAMPLNAFRAKESDLLRHHATLMAHPEIDSMMAYVDAAAGLAEFIEERGLPRPKLRTIMACAGTVTPEWRALLQRVFQAEVFDKYGSRDCCDMACECSQHNGLHVYSANCFIEIVDDNLKPCPPGVTGRILVTLLNNPTFPMIRYSVGDLGQWAPPGPCACGLAWPRIQSLQGRLDDMLTTEDGTQLSSVFVRHFVGVSLNRQIIREWQLEQSDAKKFIFRYIPTRTEGLAENLEKLKSSFLLAFGKSVDIELVQVSEIPPSKTGKVRWIINTYKKRG, encoded by the coding sequence GTGAACGTCAACTGGCTCTTTAAACTTCCGGCGCCCGTGCGGCGCTCCATTTACTTTGGCCTTCAAACAGTCATCGGCTCCAAGGTGGCATCCACTTGGAGGGAGATGCAGTCTTGGGAGCGTCTCTCCCCCGAAGCACACGACGCCAAGGTCGAGCAGTCCCTGAGCCGAACTTTGGAAGGTGCCGTCCAACATTCCGAGTATTACCGACAGCTTGGCCTCGTTCGAAAGCCCGGGGAATCAGCAGCCCAGTTCCTCCAACGCTTTCCCATCCTCGACCGGGAGATCATCCGATCCGACTTCACTCGTATCGTCATCGACCCTCTCCGATCGGAGATCACCTCCCCTCAGTCCGTCAGTTCCAAACGGTATGACTGGTTGGTCGTGAAGACTGGCGGCACCACCGGCAACCCCACCACCATCGTCCATGACGCCAGCGCTCGCGACTGGGGGCGCTCGACCCGACTGCTCGCCGCCAAGATGTGCGGCCATCCCTTGGGAGTGCGCTACTTCCGCCTGTGGGGATCGGAGCCCGACCTGCTCAAGGAGCAGGCTAGCCTGCAGCTGCGCGTGCTCTTCAACCTCGTGGGAGCCATGCCTCTCAACGCCTTTCGCGCCAAGGAATCCGATCTGCTGCGACATCATGCGACCCTCATGGCTCATCCTGAGATCGACAGCATGATGGCCTATGTCGACGCGGCGGCCGGCCTGGCGGAATTCATCGAAGAGCGCGGATTACCCCGTCCCAAACTCCGCACCATCATGGCCTGTGCAGGAACAGTGACTCCGGAGTGGCGAGCGCTGTTGCAGCGTGTGTTCCAAGCCGAGGTTTTCGACAAATATGGATCCCGTGATTGCTGCGACATGGCCTGTGAGTGTTCGCAGCACAACGGCCTGCACGTCTACTCCGCGAACTGCTTCATCGAGATCGTCGACGATAATCTGAAGCCCTGTCCGCCCGGAGTCACCGGCCGTATTCTGGTGACCTTGCTCAACAACCCTACCTTCCCGATGATCCGCTACTCCGTAGGTGACCTCGGGCAATGGGCACCGCCCGGACCCTGCGCCTGCGGCCTGGCTTGGCCACGGATTCAGAGCCTGCAGGGCCGACTCGATGACATGCTCACCACCGAGGATGGCACCCAGCTATCCTCCGTGTTTGTGAGACATTTTGTGGGAGTAAGCCTCAACCGGCAGATCATTCGCGAATGGCAGCTCGAGCAATCCGACGCGAAGAAATTCATCTTCCGCTACATTCCCACCCGGACCGAAGGGCTGGCCGAAAACCTGGAAAAACTGAAGAGCAGCTTCCTGTTGGCCTTCGGCAAGAGCGTCGATATCGAACTGGTGCAGGTGTCTGAGATCCCCCCCTCCAAGACCGGCAAAGTCCGCTGGATCATCAACACCTACAAAAAGCGTGGTTGA
- a CDS encoding radical SAM protein: MINITRLYCGLSQSADALRYGQGHAAPKTAAARKPIVVWNITRRCNLKCIHCYSDSEAREYPGELTWEQCQGVIDDLASFGVPGLLLSGGEPLIHPRFFDLARYARSKGLRLTLSTNGTLIDRAAAEKIKEVGFAYVGISLDGIGATHDYFRGRPGAFDKTVQAFRNCKAVGQKVGLRLTLSRSNIDDLDQILDFIEKEDIDRVCFYHLVYSGRGSTMVDVTHEDSRMALDKIIDRTERWAESGRAREVLTVDQPADGAYLYLRLLEEDPDRAGEVLELLKWNGGGSHGSGTGIGNIDTQGNVHPDQFWQSLTLGNVKQTPFSEIWQNQNNPTLNALRNRREKLEGRCAACRFLGICGGGFRVRAVQVHNNLWAPDPACYLNEEEILTN; encoded by the coding sequence ATGATCAACATCACTCGGCTCTACTGCGGCCTTTCCCAATCGGCGGATGCGCTTCGTTACGGTCAAGGGCATGCCGCCCCGAAGACTGCGGCGGCGCGCAAACCGATCGTGGTTTGGAACATCACTCGTCGTTGCAACCTCAAGTGCATCCATTGTTACTCGGATTCTGAGGCGCGGGAATATCCGGGAGAGCTGACCTGGGAGCAATGTCAAGGGGTGATCGACGACCTAGCCTCCTTCGGTGTTCCTGGATTGCTGCTATCGGGGGGAGAGCCGTTGATCCACCCGCGTTTCTTCGACCTGGCCAGGTATGCTCGCAGCAAAGGCCTGAGGCTGACTCTCTCCACCAATGGCACCCTGATTGATCGCGCGGCTGCCGAGAAGATCAAGGAGGTGGGATTTGCCTACGTCGGGATCTCGCTCGATGGCATTGGGGCGACCCATGATTATTTTCGGGGCCGACCAGGTGCCTTTGACAAGACCGTGCAGGCCTTCCGGAACTGCAAGGCGGTCGGGCAGAAGGTTGGTCTGCGTTTGACGTTGTCGCGAAGCAACATCGATGATTTGGATCAGATCCTTGATTTCATTGAGAAGGAGGACATCGATCGGGTGTGCTTCTACCACCTGGTGTACAGCGGGCGCGGCAGCACGATGGTGGACGTTACCCACGAGGATTCGCGCATGGCCTTGGATAAGATCATAGACCGGACCGAGCGCTGGGCCGAGTCTGGCCGAGCGCGCGAGGTTCTTACCGTGGATCAGCCGGCTGATGGAGCGTATCTTTATCTGCGCTTGCTGGAGGAAGACCCGGATCGCGCGGGTGAAGTGCTGGAGTTGCTTAAGTGGAACGGTGGGGGGTCACATGGATCGGGGACAGGCATCGGCAACATCGATACCCAAGGCAATGTTCATCCCGATCAGTTCTGGCAGTCCCTCACTCTCGGCAACGTCAAGCAGACGCCTTTCAGTGAGATCTGGCAGAACCAAAACAACCCGACCTTGAATGCCCTGCGGAACCGACGCGAGAAGTTGGAAGGTCGCTGTGCCGCCTGTCGCTTTCTGGGTATTTGCGGCGGCGGTTTCCGAGTCAGAGCCGTGCAGGTCCATAACAATTTGTGGGCGCCTGATCCGGCGTGCTATTTGAACGAGGAAGAGATTTTGACGAACTAG
- a CDS encoding DUF362 domain-containing protein, protein MTNSRVACYRGPDNYRDTQAVAGLVHQALDALRLPADFIRTGDRVVLKPNWVKEHDERHPGPDRWDYVVTHPSVIEAVIRWVAPRLSGAGSIVICDAPQTDSSFATLRAYCGLDEMVARLKRDFSTLHIALLDLRPEEWHAVDGVTVSKTSLPGDPLGSTHVRLNAASEFVGFRGCGQLYGASYDMNETNTKHQGTTHEYLLCRTPMDADVLINLPKLKTHKKVGITCALKNLVGINANKNWLPHHTEGTPDRGGDQFPHATTKAKLEHSWMGTAKRVLKGNTLLSRLFVPLKKLGRLYFGDTQKVVRSGNWHGNDTCWRMVVDLNKCLFGYGGDGSLRKAPLRYLAVVDGIIGGEGNGPMAPDARPIGVVVAGTHPTAVDCTAATVMGFDWRKLRMLRGCFELKQASFVDFKPEEMEVVSNHPAWQGKLGGMSDVFEFKPHFGWVGAIESDRRAVTA, encoded by the coding sequence GTGACCAACTCAAGAGTGGCTTGTTATCGCGGCCCTGACAATTACCGCGATACTCAGGCGGTGGCGGGCTTGGTGCACCAAGCGCTGGACGCCCTGCGGCTGCCGGCGGACTTCATCCGAACGGGAGACCGGGTGGTTCTCAAGCCGAACTGGGTTAAGGAGCACGACGAGCGGCATCCGGGGCCGGATCGATGGGATTATGTGGTCACGCATCCGTCCGTCATCGAAGCGGTGATCCGATGGGTGGCGCCACGCTTGAGCGGGGCTGGTTCGATTGTGATCTGTGACGCGCCTCAGACCGACAGTTCCTTTGCGACTTTGAGGGCCTATTGCGGTCTGGATGAGATGGTGGCGCGGTTGAAGCGGGATTTCTCGACCCTCCACATTGCCCTGTTGGATCTGCGTCCGGAGGAGTGGCATGCCGTGGATGGAGTTACCGTCTCCAAGACCTCGCTACCCGGTGATCCTTTGGGCAGCACCCATGTGCGACTGAATGCGGCGAGCGAATTTGTCGGATTTCGTGGCTGTGGCCAGCTCTATGGGGCCTCCTATGACATGAACGAGACGAACACCAAGCATCAGGGCACCACGCACGAGTATCTGCTGTGCCGCACGCCCATGGATGCGGACGTGCTAATCAACCTACCCAAGCTCAAGACGCACAAGAAAGTGGGAATTACCTGTGCCCTCAAGAACTTGGTGGGAATTAATGCCAATAAAAATTGGCTTCCGCATCATACCGAGGGCACCCCTGACCGGGGTGGAGATCAATTTCCTCATGCGACCACCAAGGCCAAGCTGGAGCATTCTTGGATGGGAACGGCCAAGCGAGTGCTGAAGGGAAACACGCTCTTATCCCGTTTGTTTGTGCCCTTGAAGAAGCTGGGCAGGCTGTATTTTGGAGATACTCAGAAAGTGGTTCGCTCCGGCAACTGGCATGGCAACGATACTTGCTGGCGGATGGTGGTGGACCTGAACAAGTGTTTATTTGGCTACGGCGGCGACGGAAGTCTGCGAAAGGCTCCCTTGCGCTATCTGGCGGTGGTGGATGGAATCATCGGTGGAGAGGGCAACGGTCCCATGGCCCCGGATGCACGGCCTATCGGGGTGGTCGTGGCGGGCACGCATCCCACGGCCGTGGATTGTACCGCTGCAACCGTGATGGGATTCGACTGGAGGAAACTCCGGATGCTGCGGGGATGCTTCGAATTGAAGCAGGCCAGCTTTGTCGACTTCAAGCCGGAGGAAATGGAAGTGGTGTCCAACCATCCGGCTTGGCAGGGCAAGCTGGGGGGAATGAGCGATGTATTCGAGTTCAAACCACATTTCGGTTGGGTCGGTGCCATTGAGAGTGACCGGCGTGCTGTGACCGCATGA
- a CDS encoding DUF362 domain-containing protein, with protein MTRCFTQSAGRLKALVHENLKRDLGHLQPKRIVLKPNWVLHETDPHFPIQALVTDARVIEATLDACLDLFPHAESILIGDCPLQSADWPAMCRQNGLDQVIARLSRTTGTQVKFRDLRKEVFRKDAGGFMIPSDVEHGDPKGYLEVHLGDRSHLEPISDQAHLFAVNDYTSSVTRSNHRKGDHRYFVSQSILESDLFINLPKWKSHAKSGLTCALKNLVGINGDKAYLPHFRRGAPKWGGDEYRDESRWLYWAQTTLREKLQKRSQFAFKLLKPGWELLKRARGIETKLKDRKAQPKEFYVAGGAWYGNQTIWRMIYDLNLIIHCADRAGVLQRSPQRTYYCVVDGLVSGEGNGPLEPLPRETDWLIFGDDPFQIDCSLAWFMGFDPRLMPVLEQRSQYLGPNWGDFELGQLEVLLDGVPTRVLESALNLQFVPPPGWRHHIERERQLAL; from the coding sequence ATGACGCGTTGTTTTACTCAGAGTGCCGGTCGCCTCAAGGCGCTCGTGCACGAGAACCTAAAGCGGGATCTTGGACACCTGCAGCCCAAGCGGATCGTGCTGAAGCCGAACTGGGTGCTCCATGAAACCGACCCCCATTTCCCTATCCAAGCTCTGGTGACGGATGCCCGGGTCATCGAAGCCACGCTGGATGCTTGCCTTGACCTGTTTCCCCATGCGGAATCCATTCTGATCGGAGATTGTCCCCTCCAATCCGCCGACTGGCCGGCCATGTGTCGCCAAAATGGGCTGGACCAAGTGATCGCCCGGCTGTCCCGTACCACCGGAACCCAGGTCAAGTTCCGCGACCTGCGCAAGGAGGTGTTCCGCAAGGACGCAGGCGGGTTTATGATTCCCAGCGACGTGGAACACGGGGATCCCAAAGGCTACCTGGAGGTTCATCTGGGCGACCGCAGCCATCTGGAACCCATCTCGGATCAAGCACATCTCTTCGCCGTCAACGATTACACGTCCAGCGTCACCCGCAGCAATCACCGCAAAGGCGACCATCGCTATTTCGTCAGCCAGAGCATCTTGGAGTCCGATCTCTTCATCAATCTTCCCAAATGGAAATCCCACGCCAAGAGCGGGCTCACCTGCGCGCTGAAAAACTTGGTGGGGATCAACGGGGACAAGGCCTACCTGCCCCACTTTCGTCGGGGAGCGCCCAAGTGGGGTGGTGACGAATACCGCGATGAAAGCCGCTGGCTCTACTGGGCTCAGACCACTCTCCGCGAGAAGCTGCAGAAAAGAAGTCAGTTTGCTTTCAAGCTGCTCAAACCCGGATGGGAGCTCCTGAAACGGGCGCGCGGCATCGAGACCAAACTTAAGGATCGCAAGGCTCAGCCTAAGGAGTTTTATGTCGCGGGCGGGGCCTGGTACGGCAACCAGACCATCTGGCGGATGATCTACGACCTCAACCTCATCATCCACTGCGCCGATCGCGCCGGCGTCCTTCAGCGCTCCCCCCAACGAACCTATTACTGTGTGGTGGACGGCCTGGTCAGCGGCGAAGGAAATGGCCCGCTCGAACCCCTGCCCCGCGAGACGGACTGGCTGATCTTCGGTGACGACCCGTTCCAGATCGATTGTTCGTTGGCCTGGTTCATGGGTTTCGACCCGCGACTCATGCCGGTTCTCGAACAACGAAGCCAATACCTAGGACCCAACTGGGGCGATTTCGAACTAGGTCAGCTCGAAGTGCTCCTGGACGGAGTGCCGACGCGCGTCCTGGAATCCGCTCTCAATCTGCAATTCGTACCTCCTCCGGGATGGCGACATCATATCGAACGTGAACGTCAACTGGCTCTTTAA